A DNA window from Budorcas taxicolor isolate Tak-1 chromosome 14, Takin1.1, whole genome shotgun sequence contains the following coding sequences:
- the HEY1 gene encoding hairy/enhancer-of-split related with YRPW motif protein 1: protein MKRAHPEYSSSDSELDETIEVEKESADENGNLSSALGSMSPTTSSQILARKRRRGIIEKRRRDRINNSLSELRRLVPSAFEKQGSAKLEKAEILQMTVDHLKMLHTAGGKGYFDAHALAMDYRSLGFRECLAEVARYLSIIEGLDASDPLRVRLVSHLNNYASQREAASGAHAGLGHIPWGSAFGHHPHVAHPLLLPQSTHGNTGTSASPTESHHQGRLATAHPEASALRAPPSGGLGPVLPMVTSASKLSPPLLSSVASLSAFPFSFGSFHLLSPNALSPSAPTQAANLGKPYRPWGTEIGAF from the exons ATGAAGCGAGCCCACCCTGAGTACAGCTCCTCGGATAGCGAGCTGGACGAGACCATCGAGGTGGAAAAGGAGAGTGCGGATGAGAATGG GAACTTGAGTTCAGCTTTAGGGTCCATGTCCCCAACTACATCTTCACAGATCTTGGCCAGGAAAAGACGGAGAGGC ATTATTGAGAAGCGCCGACGAGACCGGATCAATAACAGTTTGTCTGAGCTGAGGAGGCTAGTACCCAGTGCTTTTGAGAAGCAG gggtctGCCAAGCTAGAAAAAGCCGAGATCCTGCAGATGACGGTAGATCACCTGAAAATGCTACACACTGCAGGAGGGAAAG GCTATTTTGACGCGCACGCCCTTGCTATGGACTATCGGAGTTTGGGGTTTCGGGAATGCCTGGCCGAAGTCGCCCGTTACCTGAGCATCATTGAAGGACTGGATGCCTCGGACCCTCTTCGAGTTCGCCTGGTCTCACATCTGAACAACTATGCCTCCCAGCGGGAAGCGGCGAGCGGCGCCCACGCAGGCCTTGGACACATTCCCTGGGGGAGCGCCTTCGGACATCACCCGCACGTCGCGCACCCCCTGCTGCTGCCCCAGAGCACCCACGGGAACACTGGCACCTCGGCCTCACCCACGGAATCCCACCACCAGGGCAGGTTGGCCACAGCACATCCGGAGGCGTCCGCTTTGCGAGCGCCCCCTAGCGGCGGCCTTGGACCGGTGCTCCCGATGGTCACCTCCGCCTCCAAACTCTCTCCACCCCTGCTCTCCTCCGTGGCCTCCCTGTcggccttccccttctctttcggCTCCTTTCACTTACTGTCTCCCAATGCACTGAGCCCTTCGGCACCCACGCAGGCAGCAAACCTTGGCAAACCCTATAGACCTTGGGGGACGGAGATCGGAGCTTTTTAA